A single window of Macrobrachium nipponense isolate FS-2020 chromosome 31, ASM1510439v2, whole genome shotgun sequence DNA harbors:
- the LOC135206422 gene encoding cuticle protein AMP1A-like has protein sequence MKFLICAVLVAVAFAAPQYNYQAPAATSSSEEDSNERVVVHQQRDDSGERVAILRDERVMEEDGRFNVEFEAANGIHFAKAGSPETENGAIIQAGQYSYTAPDGTEVLVKFVANENGYQPESDLLPVAPEFPHPIPQFVLDQIAFAEEQRARGIRFDDSAEEPSASYRAPQ, from the exons ATGAAGTTC CTCATCTGCGCTGTGCTTGTTGCTGTGGCTTTTGCTGCGCCACAGTACAACTACCAAGCGCCTGCTGCTActtcctcctcggaggaagactcgaATGAACGGGTGGTGGTCCACCAACAGCGGGACGACTCCGGAGAACGTGTGGCCATCTTGAGGGACGAAAGAGTCATGGAGGAAGACGGACGCTTCAACGTCGAGTTCGAAGCTGCAAATGGCATCCACTTCGCCAAAGCTGGCTCTCCTGAGACCGAAAATGGTGCCATCATCCAGGCCGGACAGTACTC GTACACCGCTCCTGACGGTACAGAAGTTCTCGTGAAGTTTGTTGCCAATGAAAATGGATACCAACCAGAGTCTGACCTCCTGCCAGTGGCTCCCGAGTTCCCCCACCCAATTCCCCAGTTCGTCCTCGACCAGATCGCCTTCGCAGAGGAACAACGCGCCCGTGGTATCCGTTTCGATGATTCTGCGGAAGAGCCATCCGCGTCCTACAGAGCCCCTCAGTAG
- the LOC135206424 gene encoding cuticle protein AMP1A-like, which produces MKFIVLAALYAVALAAPQYNYAAPSDSSSSEEEVSERVVVQRDDSGERVAILRDERVMEEDGRFNVEFEAENGIHFAKAGSPEAENGAVIQAGQYSYTAPDGTEVLVKFVANENGYQPQSDLLPVAPEFPHPIPQFVLDQIAFAASEDALRARDDSREAPATAYGAPQ; this is translated from the exons ATGAAATTT ATCGTCTTAGCTGCCCTCTACGCCGTGGCACTTGCTGCCCCGCAGTACAACTATGCAGCCCCTAGCGACTCATCCTCCTCAGAGGAGGAGGTCAGCGAACGAGTGGTAGTCCAGAGAGACGACTCCGGGGAACGTGTGGCCATCCTCAGGGACGAAAGAGTCATGGAGGAAGACGGAAGGTTCAACGTAGAATTCGAAGCTGAAAACGGAATCCACTTCGCCAAGGCTGGTTCCCCCGAAGCCGAGAACGGCGCCGTCATTCAAGCTGGACAATATTC ATACACTGCTCCTGATGGCACCGAAGTCCTTGTGAAGTTCGTAGCGAATGAAAACGGATACCAACCCCAATCCGACCTCTTGCCGGTGGCTCCCGAATTCCCCCACCCAATCCCTCAGTTCGTCCTCGACCAGATCGCCTTCGCTGCTTCAGAAGACGCCCTTCGTGCTCGTGACGACTCACGGGAAGCACCAGCCACAGCCTATGGCGCACCTCAGTAA